CCTGGACTGGAGCGAGCGGCGGCCCCACCTGGCCGGCGGCTACGGCGCGGCGCTGTGCCGGGAGTTTCTGGCGCGGAACTGGGTGGAACGGCGGCTGGACAGCCGCGCGCTGCGCGTCACCCCGGCCGGGCTGGCCTTTTTGCGCGAACAATGGAATATCCGGACAGAGGCGCTGATTGAATAAACCCGCATTCGATGCAAGCGAATGCCCTGCTTATTGGATTGTCCTATACTTGGCCCGCCGAGCCGCAGCGCGAAACCCGAGCCGCGCCCGCCTCAAGCAAGGCGCAGCCGCTTGCCTTTGACTCATGTATCGCACGCAGGAGAATCCGTATGCGGCCTCCCCCGCTGCCCAGCAATGAAGCTGAACGCGTTCAGGCGTTGCAAGAGCTTTTGATTCTCGATACTCCGCCGGAAGATAGATTCGACATCCTGACGACGTATTGCCGCTCGCGTTTCGATGTCGATATCGCTTTGATCAGCCTGGTAGACCGCGATCGGCAGTGGTTCAAGTCCCGCAGCGGCTTGAACGTGAGCGAAACGCCGAGAGAAATCAGCTTTTGCGGGCATGCGATCCTGGATACCGAGGTGATGGAGGTTCCCAACGCGCAAACAGATGAACGTTTTGCCGACAACCCCTTGGTCATCGGGGACCCCGGCATTCGTTTCTACGTGGGCGCGCCGCTGATTTTGTCCTCTGGATACTGCATCGGCACGCTCTGCATCATCAGCAAGCGTCCCAGGCAATTGGCCGAAGAAGACCGGGCGCACTTGCAGGCGCTTGCCCGAACGGTCGTCTCGGAGATTGAAGCGTCTCCCGCCCCCTGCTAACCGCCGGCCAAGCGCAAATCGCGGCGCGGCGCCGCTCCCCTTTCGACACACGGGCGGGCGCTGGCGACGGCTCAGGCCAGCAAGCGTTCGGCAAAACCCTCCGGAATCGCCGGGCGGCCGCGCTCGTTGATCGCGGTGCCGATCACCAGTCCTTCCAGCACCACCTTGCCGTCGGACGCGCGCACCACCTGCTGGCGGAAGCCGAAGCGCACCCGCGACACCGGCTCGAAAGCCACGGTGACGGCGAACTGGTCGCCGCTGGTCAGCGAGGCCTTGTAGTCCATCTCGGAACGCACCACGACCAGGTTGATCTTGTCCCGCGCCAGCTCGGCGAAGTCGATGCCCTTGGCCAGCAGAAACTCGTGGCGGGCGTGTTCCAGATAATTGAAGTAAACGCCGTTGTTGACGATGCCCTGCATGTCGCACTCGTAGTCGCGCACTTTGAATTCAACGGAA
This genomic window from Chromobacterium phragmitis contains:
- a CDS encoding GAF domain-containing protein encodes the protein MRPPPLPSNEAERVQALQELLILDTPPEDRFDILTTYCRSRFDVDIALISLVDRDRQWFKSRSGLNVSETPREISFCGHAILDTEVMEVPNAQTDERFADNPLVIGDPGIRFYVGAPLILSSGYCIGTLCIISKRPRQLAEEDRAHLQALARTVVSEIEASPAPC
- a CDS encoding acyl-CoA thioesterase, which codes for MSVFSVEFKVRDYECDMQGIVNNGVYFNYLEHARHEFLLAKGIDFAELARDKINLVVVRSEMDYKASLTSGDQFAVTVAFEPVSRVRFGFRQQVVRASDGKVVLEGLVIGTAINERGRPAIPEGFAERLLA